One window of the Amycolatopsis mediterranei genome contains the following:
- a CDS encoding N-acetylglucosamine kinase gives MFLGVDGGGTKTAFCLVGLDGRVVAEARTASVYYLSEGLQIVEPLLRQGIGEVCEAAGIAVPDITHAFFGLPAYGEISADVPVLDAIPGRILGTGNYRCGNDMICGWAGSLGAIDGINVVAGTGSIAYGEHDGRQWRGGGWSELFGDEGSGYWVAIQGLNAFSRMVDGRLPAGPLVGEMRQALGLAADFDAIDVVVNRWHGDRGRIASLSKVVAQAADAGDAVATGVLREAGRELALLVDVGRVALEFEAAQRVPVSYSGGMFGSAHVLSSFRDALSLEYDLRAPLLEPHIGAALYAARLHGHPLRAEQVHSTASLPH, from the coding sequence GTGTTCCTCGGTGTCGACGGTGGCGGGACGAAGACGGCGTTCTGCCTGGTCGGTCTCGACGGCCGGGTGGTCGCGGAGGCCAGGACCGCGAGCGTGTACTACCTGAGCGAAGGCCTGCAGATCGTGGAACCCCTCTTGCGCCAGGGGATCGGTGAAGTGTGCGAGGCCGCGGGCATTGCGGTCCCGGACATCACGCACGCCTTCTTCGGCCTGCCCGCCTACGGGGAGATCAGCGCCGACGTGCCGGTGCTCGACGCGATCCCCGGCCGGATCCTCGGGACCGGGAACTACCGCTGCGGCAACGACATGATCTGCGGCTGGGCCGGGTCGCTGGGGGCGATCGACGGCATCAACGTCGTCGCCGGCACCGGCTCGATCGCCTACGGCGAGCACGACGGCAGGCAGTGGCGCGGTGGTGGCTGGAGCGAGCTGTTCGGTGACGAAGGCTCCGGCTACTGGGTCGCGATCCAGGGCCTGAACGCGTTCAGCCGCATGGTCGACGGGCGGCTGCCCGCCGGCCCGCTGGTCGGGGAAATGCGCCAGGCGCTGGGCCTCGCCGCCGACTTCGACGCGATCGACGTCGTGGTGAACCGGTGGCACGGCGACCGGGGCCGGATCGCGAGCCTGAGCAAGGTCGTGGCCCAGGCCGCGGACGCCGGTGACGCGGTCGCGACCGGGGTGCTGCGGGAGGCCGGGCGCGAACTCGCGCTGCTCGTGGACGTCGGCCGCGTGGCGCTGGAATTCGAGGCTGCCCAACGGGTTCCGGTGTCGTACTCCGGCGGCATGTTCGGGTCGGCGCACGTCCTGTCGTCGTTCCGCGATGCGCTGTCCCTCGAGTACGACCTCCGTGCGCCACTGCTGGAACCGCACATCGGTGCCGCGCTCTACGCGGCGCGCCTGCACGGACACCCGTTGCGGGCCGAGCAAGTCCACTCGACCGCGTCCCTGCCGCACTGA
- a CDS encoding DMT family transporter — protein MSFTRANSWIPYAGLLVVFWGVWGAISALPTKLYAYPDPMVYVVWSLTMLVPAWFSLRGKKLDRGRVAAGYGLLIGLTGAGGQLLLFKALTIGPAYVIFPIVALSPAVTVLLAFGALRERLGGWSWAGVVLALVAVVLFSVSTGDGGDSGWLYLVLAAAVCVAWGVQAFFMRKAALAGVDDASTFGWMTISGLLLIPVAVLMMGGLPLGFPWQAPALTAGTQLLNAVGALFLVMAMSRGKASIVAPVTNALAPVLTIVLSLLFFGAAPTGFQIAGIVLALVGSTLMVYRAEKSTELVPGSAVS, from the coding sequence ATGTCGTTCACCCGCGCGAACAGCTGGATCCCGTACGCGGGGCTGCTGGTGGTGTTCTGGGGAGTGTGGGGGGCCATTTCGGCCCTGCCCACCAAGCTCTACGCCTACCCCGACCCGATGGTGTACGTGGTCTGGTCGCTGACCATGCTCGTGCCCGCGTGGTTCTCGCTGCGCGGCAAGAAGCTCGACCGCGGTCGCGTCGCCGCCGGGTACGGGCTGCTGATCGGGCTCACCGGCGCGGGCGGCCAGCTGCTGCTGTTCAAAGCCCTCACGATCGGACCGGCCTACGTCATCTTCCCGATCGTCGCGCTTTCGCCCGCGGTCACCGTGCTGCTGGCGTTCGGGGCGTTGCGGGAACGGCTCGGCGGGTGGTCGTGGGCCGGCGTGGTGCTCGCGCTCGTCGCCGTCGTCCTGTTCTCCGTCTCCACCGGCGACGGCGGTGACAGCGGGTGGCTCTACCTGGTGCTGGCCGCGGCTGTCTGCGTGGCGTGGGGTGTCCAGGCGTTCTTCATGCGCAAAGCCGCGCTCGCCGGCGTGGACGACGCTTCGACGTTCGGCTGGATGACGATCAGCGGCCTGCTGCTGATCCCGGTCGCCGTGCTGATGATGGGCGGGCTGCCGCTGGGGTTCCCGTGGCAGGCGCCCGCGCTCACCGCGGGCACCCAGCTGCTCAACGCGGTCGGTGCGCTGTTCCTCGTGATGGCGATGAGCCGGGGCAAGGCGTCGATCGTGGCGCCGGTGACCAACGCCCTCGCCCCCGTGCTGACCATCGTCCTGTCGCTGCTGTTCTTCGGCGCCGCCCCCACCGGGTTCCAGATCGCGGGCATCGTGCTCGCCCTCGTCGGTTCGACCCTGATGGTCTACCGCGCGGAAAAGTCCACGGAGCTGGTCCCCGGCAGCGCGGTGTCATGA
- a CDS encoding 1-phosphofructokinase family hexose kinase, protein MTPRIVTVTLNPAIDVTYRADALRLGGTTRVSDVRARAGGKGVNVAAVVRELGGESLVLALTTTRTPDEFRDGLDELGLKHRLVPALPAVRRTVAVVTPADGTTMVQENGFPAATSGEAGVLDALRAELAAGVGAVVISGSVPVGLGADVPAKLARLCVRHDVPVIADVSGAALREAAGSGAVLMPNEDELAELAGPGLEACEKLVAAGTPAVVATFGPDGAIAVTAEGTWRAWPAEVVSGNSAGAGDAGAAALALRLAAAGAVSEVDWPVTLADVVATSAAAVLRPVAGEVDVAARDKWMHAVKVERNR, encoded by the coding sequence ATGACGCCGCGGATCGTCACGGTCACCCTCAACCCCGCCATCGACGTGACCTACCGGGCCGACGCACTGCGCCTGGGCGGGACCACGCGGGTGTCGGACGTCCGGGCCCGCGCCGGCGGCAAGGGCGTCAACGTCGCGGCGGTCGTGCGCGAACTGGGCGGCGAGAGCCTGGTGCTCGCGCTGACCACCACCCGGACACCCGACGAGTTCCGGGACGGCCTGGACGAGCTGGGACTTAAGCACCGGCTCGTCCCGGCGCTGCCCGCGGTGCGGCGGACGGTGGCGGTGGTGACGCCCGCCGACGGGACGACGATGGTGCAGGAGAACGGCTTCCCGGCTGCCACGAGCGGGGAAGCAGGCGTCCTCGACGCGCTCCGCGCCGAGCTCGCGGCCGGGGTGGGAGCCGTCGTGATCTCCGGAAGTGTGCCGGTGGGGCTGGGCGCCGACGTCCCCGCGAAGCTGGCTCGGCTGTGTGTCCGGCACGACGTGCCGGTCATCGCCGACGTCTCCGGCGCCGCTCTGCGCGAGGCCGCCGGGAGCGGCGCGGTGCTCATGCCGAACGAGGACGAACTGGCGGAGCTGGCCGGCCCGGGCCTCGAGGCCTGCGAAAAGCTCGTGGCCGCGGGAACGCCGGCGGTGGTGGCGACTTTCGGCCCCGACGGCGCGATCGCCGTCACCGCCGAGGGCACTTGGCGCGCTTGGCCCGCGGAAGTCGTCAGCGGCAATTCGGCCGGTGCCGGAGACGCGGGAGCCGCCGCACTGGCGCTGCGGCTGGCTGCCGCCGGTGCAGTGTCCGAAGTGGACTGGCCGGTGACGCTGGCGGACGTGGTCGCCACGTCGGCCGCCGCCGTGCTGCGGCCGGTCGCCGGCGAGGTCGACGTCGCGGCCAGGGACAAATGGATGCACGCGGTGAAAGTGGAGAGGAACCGATGA
- a CDS encoding class II fructose-bisphosphate aldolase, which yields MNWAALLDDLRAQRRAIGAFNAILIEHAEAVVAGAEHSGLPVVLQISQNAVRYHGSLAPFALACLRLAENATVPVLVHLDHIEDEELIREGLDLGITSVMFDAAALPYAENVARTKAVVERCHAAGCRVEAELGEIGGKDGAHAPGVRTDPGEAAEFVAATGVDSLAVAVGSSHAMADRSAVLDEELIAALAHSVPVPLVLHGSSGVPDEGLRGAVASGIVKVNIGTRLNQVLTEAVRSTLGTHTALTDPRRYLAPGRDAVRNEVSRLLTLLAK from the coding sequence ATGAACTGGGCCGCCTTGCTGGACGACCTGCGAGCGCAGCGGCGCGCGATCGGGGCGTTCAACGCGATCCTGATCGAGCACGCCGAAGCCGTCGTGGCCGGCGCGGAGCACAGCGGACTGCCGGTGGTCCTGCAGATCTCGCAGAACGCCGTCCGCTACCACGGTTCCCTGGCGCCGTTCGCACTCGCCTGCCTGCGGCTGGCCGAGAACGCGACCGTGCCCGTCCTGGTCCACCTCGACCACATCGAGGACGAGGAGCTGATCCGCGAGGGGCTCGACCTGGGCATCACGTCCGTCATGTTCGACGCCGCCGCGTTGCCCTACGCCGAAAACGTGGCCAGGACGAAGGCCGTAGTCGAACGCTGCCACGCCGCGGGTTGCCGCGTCGAGGCGGAACTCGGCGAGATCGGCGGCAAGGACGGCGCCCACGCCCCGGGCGTGCGCACGGACCCGGGCGAGGCCGCCGAGTTCGTCGCCGCGACCGGCGTGGACTCCCTTGCCGTGGCCGTCGGCTCGTCGCACGCCATGGCCGATCGCAGTGCGGTACTGGACGAGGAGCTGATCGCCGCGCTCGCGCACAGCGTCCCGGTGCCGCTCGTCCTGCACGGTTCTTCCGGCGTACCCGACGAGGGACTGCGCGGGGCGGTGGCGAGCGGCATCGTCAAGGTCAACATCGGGACGCGGCTGAACCAGGTGCTCACCGAAGCCGTGCGCTCGACGCTCGGGACGCACACCGCCCTCACCGACCCCCGCCGCTACCTGGCTCCCGGCCGGGACGCGGTCCGGAACGAGGTGTCCCGGCTGCTCACCTTGCTCGCCAAGTGA
- a CDS encoding ricin-type beta-trefoil lectin domain protein has translation MQRGRTTARATGLFVAILAAMTTLAVAVLAAGPALARPRDSAPANPYQRGPDPTVAMIESSTGPFATTSASVPAGHGFNGGTVYYPTDTSLGTWGALAIVPGYSALFANEEAWMGPWLSSFGFVVLGVETNSRTDSADARGTELLAALDYLTTQSPVRDRVDPNRLAVLGHSAGGAGAMLAAENRPSLKAAIGLAPGSPVGNLSLATDKVPTMVLGGQNDTVVTPSYLSGLYATMPASTQSVFAQIAGADHVYYTHPNNVEMKLLIPWLKTFLDSDTRHPPFLCPAPPDPRSISIYTPKCPYVPGGGTPPGGGNTGPLHAVGAAKCLAAPPAGAAGTQVTIGGCDGRAGQTWTRTAAAELTVTPAGTPLCLDASGQGTSPGTKVIVWSCNGQANQQWNLNADGSVTAARSGLCLDVTGASTAEGAPVELWSCNGGSNQRWSLG, from the coding sequence ATGCAACGAGGCAGGACGACGGCCCGGGCGACCGGGCTCTTCGTGGCGATCCTGGCCGCGATGACCACGCTGGCCGTGGCCGTGCTCGCGGCGGGGCCCGCCCTCGCCCGGCCGCGGGACAGCGCGCCGGCCAACCCGTACCAGCGCGGCCCCGATCCGACGGTGGCGATGATCGAATCGAGCACCGGTCCGTTCGCGACGACGTCGGCGAGCGTGCCGGCGGGCCACGGGTTCAACGGCGGAACGGTGTACTACCCGACCGACACCAGCCTGGGTACCTGGGGTGCGCTGGCGATCGTGCCGGGCTATTCCGCCTTGTTCGCCAACGAGGAAGCGTGGATGGGGCCGTGGCTGTCCTCGTTCGGGTTCGTGGTGCTCGGCGTGGAGACGAACAGCCGCACCGACAGCGCCGACGCCCGCGGCACCGAACTGCTGGCCGCATTGGACTACCTGACGACGCAGAGCCCGGTGCGCGACCGGGTCGACCCGAACCGGCTGGCCGTGCTCGGCCATTCCGCGGGCGGGGCCGGGGCGATGCTCGCGGCGGAAAACCGGCCCTCGCTCAAGGCCGCGATCGGGCTCGCGCCCGGCTCGCCGGTGGGCAACCTGTCGCTGGCCACGGACAAGGTGCCGACGATGGTGCTCGGCGGGCAGAACGACACCGTGGTCACGCCGTCCTACCTCAGCGGTCTCTACGCCACCATGCCCGCCTCGACGCAGAGCGTTTTCGCCCAGATCGCCGGCGCCGACCACGTCTACTACACCCATCCGAACAACGTCGAGATGAAACTGCTGATCCCGTGGCTGAAAACCTTCCTGGACAGCGACACCCGGCACCCGCCGTTCCTGTGCCCGGCGCCCCCCGATCCCCGCTCCATCTCGATCTACACGCCCAAGTGCCCGTACGTGCCCGGCGGCGGCACGCCACCGGGAGGCGGGAACACCGGCCCGCTGCACGCGGTGGGCGCGGCCAAGTGCCTTGCCGCGCCCCCGGCCGGCGCGGCGGGCACGCAGGTGACCATCGGCGGGTGTGACGGACGGGCCGGGCAGACCTGGACGCGGACCGCCGCCGCCGAGCTGACCGTCACGCCGGCCGGCACGCCGCTGTGCCTGGACGCCTCCGGCCAGGGCACCAGTCCGGGAACCAAGGTGATCGTCTGGTCCTGCAACGGCCAAGCCAACCAACAGTGGAACCTCAACGCCGACGGCAGCGTCACCGCGGCGCGGTCCGGGCTGTGCCTGGACGTGACCGGTGCGTCCACCGCCGAGGGCGCCCCGGTCGAACTCTGGTCCTGCAACGGCGGCAGCAACCAGCGGTGGAGTCTCGGCTGA